A single region of the Polycladomyces zharkentensis genome encodes:
- a CDS encoding MerR family transcriptional regulator → MKEEVMRSSAGISEGPWTIKDVAERVGLSAHTIRYYEQEGLLPSLKRDQHGNRIFEERDIEWLELVICLRETGMPIAEIRRYVDLGMEGDQTIPMRKQILQKHRQMLEKKMEEINKALTKIDKKMKWYDSKK, encoded by the coding sequence TCTTCGGCTGGAATTTCCGAAGGACCATGGACCATCAAGGATGTTGCAGAACGTGTGGGGTTAAGTGCCCATACCATTCGGTATTACGAGCAGGAAGGGTTACTGCCTTCACTAAAACGAGACCAACATGGAAACCGAATATTCGAGGAGAGAGATATCGAATGGTTGGAGCTTGTCATTTGCCTGCGTGAAACGGGGATGCCTATCGCAGAAATTAGGCGCTATGTCGATTTAGGTATGGAGGGTGACCAAACAATTCCAATGAGGAAGCAAATTTTGCAAAAACACAGGCAGATGTTGGAGAAAAAAATGGAAGAGATCAACAAGGCTTTGACTAAAATCGACAAAAAAATGAAATGGTATGATTCGAAGAAATAG
- a CDS encoding tyrosine-type recombinase/integrase, producing the protein MYDYIPPVYLETRKDGDPALFLSNFKKRISIRAVQRIFEKLGANLHMLRHTYGRELVSSGIDIATVAELVGHSDVNITRRYAAPSLKDIEEAVEKTFG; encoded by the coding sequence CTGTACGATTATATTCCTCCCGTTTACCTGGAAACTCGGAAGGATGGCGATCCTGCATTGTTTCTCTCCAACTTTAAAAAACGTATTTCCATTCGGGCAGTTCAACGAATCTTTGAAAAACTGGGCGCTAATCTCCATATGTTACGACATACTTACGGACGCGAACTTGTTTCTTCTGGTATAGATATTGCAACAGTCGCTGAATTGGTGGGACATAGCGATGTAAACATTACTAGGAGATATGCTGCCCCATCATTAAAAGATATTGAAGAAGCTGTAGAAAAAACATTTGGATAG
- a CDS encoding DUF817 domain-containing protein produces the protein MRALKQLVRFGWEQALSCLFPVVIFASLAFTKFMPLPFLPRYDWLLIICLLMQWWMVRSGLETRDELKVITLFHLIGLALELFKVHMGSWSYPEEGYFKIFGVPLYSGFMYASVASYLCQAWRRLKVELVKWPPFLVVVPLAAAIYLNFFTHHYWIDIRWWLSGLVIIVFWQSWVTFEVDGTRYRMPLALSFVLIGFFIWIAENIATFFGAWEYPNQTDAWSLVHLGKVSSWFLLVIVSFLIVATLKQVKGKIVSPKKDKVQEAFDNHLKERDLLKIKRTG, from the coding sequence ATGAGAGCACTAAAACAACTCGTTCGTTTTGGTTGGGAGCAGGCCCTATCATGTTTGTTTCCTGTCGTAATTTTTGCCTCTTTGGCTTTTACAAAATTCATGCCACTTCCCTTCCTACCACGGTATGACTGGCTGCTCATCATCTGCCTTCTGATGCAGTGGTGGATGGTGCGTTCTGGGCTTGAAACACGGGATGAACTAAAGGTTATCACATTGTTCCACCTTATTGGACTTGCTCTTGAACTTTTCAAGGTACATATGGGCTCCTGGTCTTATCCAGAGGAAGGATATTTCAAAATTTTTGGAGTGCCTTTGTATAGTGGATTCATGTACGCAAGTGTAGCGAGTTATCTTTGCCAGGCGTGGAGGAGGCTTAAGGTTGAACTGGTTAAGTGGCCACCGTTTTTGGTAGTTGTACCTCTTGCAGCTGCGATTTATTTGAATTTTTTCACCCACCATTATTGGATTGACATTCGTTGGTGGTTATCTGGACTTGTAATTATCGTCTTTTGGCAATCATGGGTCACATTCGAGGTTGATGGAACTCGTTACCGTATGCCACTCGCACTTTCTTTTGTGCTCATCGGATTTTTTATATGGATAGCCGAAAATATCGCAACGTTCTTTGGAGCTTGGGAATATCCAAACCAAACCGATGCATGGAGTCTCGTTCATCTAGGAAAGGTGAGTTCATGGTTCTTATTAGTGATTGTTAGCTTTCTTATAGTAGCGACGTTAAAGCAGGTTAAGGGAAAAATTGTTTCACCCAAGAAGGATAAGGTTCAAGAGGCGTTTGATAATCATTTAAAGGAACGAGATCTTCTCAAAATAAAGCGAACAGGTTAA
- a CDS encoding helix-turn-helix domain-containing protein, with amino-acid sequence MAIIINLDVMLAKRKMSLTELSERVGITIANLSILKNGKAKAIRLSTLDAICKALECQPGDILEYRSDEDTQD; translated from the coding sequence TTGGCAATTATAATCAATCTTGATGTAATGCTGGCCAAAAGGAAAATGAGCCTTACAGAACTTTCGGAGAGGGTTGGAATAACGATCGCTAATCTTTCTATATTGAAAAACGGTAAGGCAAAAGCGATTCGATTATCCACTTTAGATGCGATTTGTAAGGCTTTAGAATGTCAGCCTGGAGATATTTTAGAATACCGAAGTGATGAAGACACCCAAGATTAA
- a CDS encoding DUF2975 domain-containing protein, which translates to MKQGTTLFLKIAVCIIGTPVLALCIFGLPMLAKEATESNSEFAYVLYGFLIVMYVSAIPFFFALYQAFKLLSYIDKNKAFSELSVKALKNIKYCAITISILYVPGLPFFYIVSKSEDAPGIMLIGFGIIFASTIIAVFAAVLQKLLKAAIDIKSENDLTI; encoded by the coding sequence ATGAAACAAGGAACAACATTGTTTTTAAAAATAGCTGTTTGTATTATCGGAACTCCAGTTCTTGCTTTGTGTATATTTGGGTTGCCTATGTTAGCTAAAGAAGCAACAGAAAGTAATTCGGAGTTCGCTTATGTACTTTATGGCTTTTTAATAGTTATGTATGTATCGGCGATACCATTTTTCTTCGCTCTGTATCAGGCTTTTAAACTTTTAAGTTATATTGATAAGAACAAAGCTTTCTCGGAATTATCTGTAAAGGCTTTAAAGAATATAAAATACTGTGCAATCACAATCAGTATCTTGTATGTGCCAGGTTTGCCATTCTTCTATATCGTTTCGAAGTCAGAAGACGCCCCAGGTATCATGCTAATCGGATTTGGCATTATTTTTGCTTCAACGATTATTGCAGTCTTTGCTGCTGTTCTTCAAAAGCTGTTAAAAGCTGCCATAGATATAAAATCAGAAAATGATTTAACGATCTGA
- a CDS encoding ribose-phosphate pyrophosphokinase-like domain-containing protein has product MQNADLYIVQVFSHPINDHLMELLIMADAAGRDCARSIHAVIPYFGYA; this is encoded by the coding sequence GTGCAAAATGCCGATCTGTATATTGTGCAGGTTTTTTCCCATCCGATCAACGATCATCTGATGGAACTCTTGATCATGGCGGATGCCGCCGGAAGGGATTGCGCCCGCAGCATCCATGCGGTGATTCCGTACTTCGGTTATGCGTGA
- a CDS encoding phosphoribosyltransferase family protein produces the protein MAEKPATYPDAPFAMMMKSDQLYHTTAITHIIGEVEGRTLIIIEDRIDTGGTIVSVVEGLLAKDAREHK, from the coding sequence ATGGCGGAAAAACCGGCCACGTATCCGGATGCACCGTTCGCAATGATGATGAAAAGCGACCAGCTCTATCATACGACGGCGATTACGCATATTATCGGCGAGGTCGAGGGAAGAACCCTCATCATCATCGAGGATAGGATCGATACCGGCGGCACGATCGTGAGTGTCGTGGAGGGATTGCTGGCCAAAGACGCTCGGGAACACAAATGA
- a CDS encoding tetratricopeptide repeat protein, translating into MKKQEAKWRNQSRKVVRLRMDAGFFFERAVRSLDKQNYPKALKYFRLAVEKEPDNPINHCNLAGILSEMGRFEESNEVLETVLNEIDPELHECYFYMANNAANMDEFELAEEYLVTYLEKDPDGEFAEEAEEMLQMLAYELGRPPRRPERVDRPEWFVKHDTARKHLEEGRFVLATQLLEELVEAYPDFLAARNNLALAYYYTGQFQRAVDTIHQVLETDPGNLHALCNLAVLYQHLGRESERDRLVGMLKKLVPTHVEHLYKLATTLGILGEHEVAYETFHRLLRMEGQPEPSLYHYLAAASMNTGRWRKAQKYWSIAAEMDPDSPVPRYYLDLLREWRLERRKLPLISYHYQVPFHEQAKSTEDQTNPVPEQFRVNPLVRSSFYWALQHGDKETKQQILQLLGWMADEEVEQILRQFLLSPDHEDELKKTALMILYQIGAKGPYHVLLDGAERVISAEQLAKQAGEIQVWRQVLECCFGHMKGCYPEALLQDAQILWTAFLTQKQKELPTVRKVEGWAAALEYVIAKLHGQGRTQTEVAEKYGVSPSTVGRHARQMEQTCALSRHFKEISTRSTE; encoded by the coding sequence ATGAAAAAGCAAGAAGCAAAATGGCGAAACCAATCGAGGAAAGTCGTTCGGCTTCGCATGGATGCCGGTTTTTTCTTTGAGCGGGCGGTTCGCTCGCTGGACAAGCAAAACTACCCCAAAGCATTGAAATATTTCCGTCTGGCAGTGGAGAAGGAACCGGACAATCCCATCAATCACTGTAATTTGGCGGGGATTTTATCCGAGATGGGACGGTTCGAGGAATCCAATGAAGTGTTGGAAACCGTGCTAAACGAAATCGATCCGGAATTGCACGAGTGTTATTTCTACATGGCAAATAATGCGGCCAATATGGATGAGTTCGAGTTGGCCGAAGAATATTTGGTCACCTATTTGGAGAAAGACCCTGACGGCGAGTTTGCCGAAGAGGCTGAAGAAATGCTGCAGATGCTGGCCTACGAACTGGGGCGGCCTCCGCGTCGTCCGGAGCGTGTGGATCGTCCGGAATGGTTCGTCAAGCACGATACGGCCCGCAAACATTTGGAAGAAGGGCGCTTCGTTCTGGCCACTCAACTGCTGGAGGAATTGGTTGAGGCGTATCCTGACTTTTTGGCAGCACGTAACAATCTGGCATTGGCGTATTATTACACGGGCCAGTTTCAGCGGGCGGTGGACACCATCCACCAGGTGCTGGAGACAGACCCGGGCAATCTGCATGCATTGTGTAACTTGGCCGTGCTGTATCAGCATCTGGGTCGTGAATCAGAACGGGACCGGTTGGTTGGCATGTTGAAAAAGCTCGTTCCCACGCATGTGGAGCATTTGTACAAACTGGCCACCACATTGGGCATTCTGGGCGAACACGAAGTCGCTTACGAAACATTCCACCGTCTGCTTCGGATGGAGGGTCAGCCTGAACCCAGCTTGTATCATTATCTTGCGGCCGCATCGATGAATACAGGTCGCTGGCGCAAGGCACAAAAGTACTGGAGCATCGCAGCCGAGATGGACCCTGACTCTCCCGTGCCCCGGTACTATCTGGACTTGCTGCGGGAATGGCGACTTGAGCGGCGGAAGCTTCCGCTGATCAGCTACCATTATCAAGTGCCGTTTCACGAGCAGGCAAAGTCAACGGAGGATCAGACGAACCCCGTTCCTGAGCAATTCCGTGTCAACCCTTTGGTTCGTTCGTCGTTTTACTGGGCTCTCCAACACGGAGACAAGGAGACGAAACAGCAAATCTTGCAGTTGTTGGGCTGGATGGCGGATGAGGAAGTGGAGCAGATCCTGCGTCAGTTCCTGTTGAGTCCGGATCACGAAGATGAACTGAAGAAAACGGCCCTGATGATTTTGTATCAGATAGGGGCAAAAGGTCCTTACCATGTCCTGCTGGATGGTGCAGAACGCGTCATCTCGGCAGAACAACTGGCCAAGCAGGCCGGTGAGATTCAAGTATGGCGTCAAGTGCTGGAATGCTGTTTCGGCCACATGAAAGGCTGTTATCCTGAGGCGTTGCTCCAAGACGCGCAGATCTTGTGGACTGCCTTTTTGACACAAAAGCAAAAGGAGTTGCCCACCGTCAGAAAGGTGGAAGGATGGGCAGCTGCCTTGGAATATGTGATCGCCAAGCTGCACGGACAAGGGCGGACACAAACAGAAGTGGCGGAAAAATACGGCGTATCCCCGTCCACGGTCGGCCGACACGCTCGCCAGATGGAACAAACCTGTGCACTGAGTCGCCATTTCAAGGAGATTTCCACCCGTTCAACCGAGTAA
- a CDS encoding thioredoxin family protein: MEKLNQHSFAQFIASGKKVVEFNAGWCVDCKRVAPFLPVIEEKFASDFQFGEIDVDESRTIAEQYNVRGIPTFIVFEDGRETGRLPSREAKTQEQIETFLEQMAK, encoded by the coding sequence ATGGAAAAATTGAATCAGCATTCGTTTGCTCAGTTTATCGCATCAGGAAAAAAAGTGGTGGAGTTCAATGCCGGATGGTGTGTGGATTGTAAACGTGTGGCACCGTTTTTGCCTGTGATCGAGGAAAAGTTTGCTTCCGACTTTCAGTTTGGCGAGATTGATGTGGATGAATCACGTACCATCGCAGAACAATACAATGTAAGAGGGATCCCTACATTCATCGTGTTCGAGGACGGTCGGGAAACCGGCCGTCTGCCGAGCCGGGAGGCCAAAACGCAGGAACAGATTGAAACGTTTCTGGAACAGATGGCCAAATAA
- the trxB gene encoding thioredoxin-disulfide reductase, which produces MAEEKVYDVVIIGAGPAGMTAAVYAARANLDTVMIERGIPGGQMANTEDIENYPGFEHILGPDLSNKMLSHAQKFGAKYEYGDVKRVEDGYPYKKVITSKQTYLAKAVIVASGAEHRKLGVPGEDKLSGRGVSYCAVCDGAFFKNRELVVVGGGDSAVEEGVFLTKFASKVTIIHRRDQLRAQKILQDRAFKNEKVDFIWNTVVEEIIGDEVVKGVKLKNRVTGEVSEFPCDGVFIYIGMEPLSACVQELGITNEEGYILTDERMRTRIPGIFAAGDVREKTLRQVVTATGDGSIAAMEAQHYIEELNEQLEKQASHQTAGN; this is translated from the coding sequence GTGGCGGAAGAAAAAGTATACGACGTTGTCATTATTGGTGCAGGTCCTGCGGGTATGACGGCCGCAGTGTATGCTGCGCGTGCCAATTTGGACACCGTGATGATTGAGCGGGGCATCCCGGGAGGACAGATGGCCAATACGGAGGATATTGAAAATTATCCGGGATTTGAGCATATATTAGGTCCGGACCTCTCCAACAAAATGTTGTCTCATGCTCAAAAGTTCGGGGCCAAATACGAATACGGCGATGTGAAACGGGTGGAGGACGGTTACCCGTATAAAAAGGTGATCACTTCCAAACAGACGTATCTGGCCAAAGCGGTGATCGTCGCCTCAGGTGCGGAACACCGGAAGTTGGGCGTGCCAGGAGAAGATAAGCTGTCCGGACGTGGCGTCTCCTATTGCGCCGTGTGTGATGGTGCGTTCTTCAAAAACCGGGAGCTCGTGGTGGTCGGCGGCGGGGATTCGGCCGTGGAAGAAGGTGTCTTTTTGACCAAATTCGCCAGCAAGGTGACGATCATTCACAGGCGCGACCAACTTCGTGCACAGAAGATCCTGCAGGATCGCGCATTCAAAAACGAAAAGGTGGACTTCATCTGGAATACCGTGGTGGAAGAGATTATCGGCGACGAAGTGGTCAAAGGCGTCAAGCTGAAAAACCGTGTAACGGGTGAAGTCTCTGAATTCCCCTGTGACGGGGTGTTCATCTACATCGGCATGGAACCGTTGTCCGCTTGTGTCCAGGAGTTGGGGATCACCAACGAAGAAGGGTACATTCTGACCGATGAACGGATGCGGACTCGCATTCCGGGCATTTTTGCCGCCGGAGATGTGCGGGAAAAAACGTTACGGCAGGTCGTCACGGCCACGGGTGACGGTTCGATCGCCGCGATGGAGGCACAGCATTATATTGAGGAATTGAATGAGCAATTGGAAAAGCAAGCATCGCATCAGACGGCGGGTAATTAA
- a CDS encoding CBS domain-containing protein — MKNDGFLFSREIASLIIPKEKVVTVAPDWTLERALLVLTRRGYASVPVINDNEEVEGLISKTNILDFMMSKGDFHFHMLPHHRVYEAMNKNHSGIMANSIFSFAFEVLIDRPYIPIIDVKNKFMGILTRRVLMQKVTEYFEQEFWQAMQADAHPGSKREVREQDSILPRR, encoded by the coding sequence ATGAAAAACGACGGATTCCTGTTTTCCAGAGAGATTGCGTCGTTGATCATACCGAAGGAAAAAGTGGTGACGGTGGCGCCCGACTGGACATTGGAGCGGGCATTGTTGGTGTTGACGCGACGGGGATACGCATCTGTCCCGGTGATCAATGATAATGAGGAAGTCGAGGGATTGATCAGCAAGACCAACATCTTGGACTTCATGATGTCCAAAGGAGATTTCCACTTCCACATGCTCCCTCATCATCGTGTGTACGAAGCAATGAACAAGAATCACTCCGGAATCATGGCCAACTCCATCTTCTCATTCGCTTTTGAAGTGCTGATCGACCGGCCGTACATTCCGATCATCGATGTGAAAAACAAATTTATGGGCATCTTGACCCGGCGGGTATTGATGCAAAAGGTGACGGAGTATTTTGAGCAGGAGTTTTGGCAAGCGATGCAAGCGGACGCTCACCCCGGATCAAAGCGGGAAGTGCGAGAACAAGATTCCATTTTGCCCCGAAGATGA
- a CDS encoding NUDIX hydrolase, giving the protein MQRVANCILRDRNRVLLLQKPRRGWWTAPGGKVEPGETLMETVQREFAEETGLTLIQPRLRGIFTMCVRDGDQLVQEWMMFTFFADRYTGSLLQHTEEGILRWHSVDTISQLPTAPGDRFVFDRIVSVRDLLIGRFTYTPSEELIDYTFHTGTENVLA; this is encoded by the coding sequence ATGCAACGTGTGGCCAATTGCATTTTGCGGGATCGCAACCGGGTGTTGTTGTTGCAAAAGCCGCGACGCGGATGGTGGACCGCTCCCGGTGGCAAAGTGGAACCCGGTGAGACGCTGATGGAAACCGTGCAACGTGAATTTGCCGAAGAAACCGGACTTACCCTGATCCAACCCCGATTGCGCGGGATATTTACGATGTGTGTTCGGGACGGGGATCAGCTGGTGCAGGAATGGATGATGTTTACTTTTTTTGCGGATCGCTATACGGGTTCATTGTTGCAGCACACAGAGGAAGGTATTTTACGTTGGCATTCCGTGGATACCATCAGCCAACTGCCGACGGCACCCGGTGATCGGTTTGTGTTTGATCGGATCGTTTCCGTTCGGGATCTGCTGATTGGTCGTTTTACGTATACGCCGTCGGAGGAACTGATTGATTACACGTTTCACACCGGGACAGAAAATGTCCTTGCTTGA
- a CDS encoding ROK family glucokinase — METRYIGVDLGGTSAKIGVVDGEGNLLKQTEVPTYGEGPEPVLQRVVEAARELTTRSGASWDQVVGIGMGLPGFLDLERGVIKRLTNLPWENVPVVERLETFCRRPVCIDNDANVAALGESWSGAGAGVDDMVAITLGTGVGGGVIAGGRLIHGISNAAGEIGHVCIEPGGARCGCGQRGCLETISSATGIVRLAREALAKGESTSLAETAQTGGLTARDVFQAAERGDAVASRVVQTAVDALARVMAMVTVVLNPARFVIGGGVARAGDTLFQPLEKAYRKHVLPSAAEGVEIVPAKLGNNAGIIGAAGLIARRENPASASYT; from the coding sequence ATGGAAACACGTTATATCGGAGTCGATTTGGGTGGTACAAGCGCCAAAATCGGCGTGGTCGACGGAGAAGGGAATTTGCTGAAGCAAACGGAAGTTCCAACGTATGGGGAAGGGCCGGAGCCGGTTCTGCAACGTGTGGTGGAGGCCGCAAGAGAGTTGACGACCCGATCCGGTGCCTCCTGGGATCAAGTCGTCGGCATCGGCATGGGATTGCCGGGGTTTTTGGATCTGGAGCGGGGAGTGATCAAGCGGCTGACCAATTTGCCGTGGGAAAACGTTCCTGTCGTGGAACGGTTGGAAACGTTTTGCAGACGACCCGTTTGCATCGACAATGATGCCAACGTCGCTGCATTGGGGGAATCGTGGAGTGGTGCCGGAGCAGGAGTGGACGACATGGTGGCGATCACACTGGGGACCGGCGTGGGCGGTGGTGTGATTGCGGGAGGCCGTTTGATCCACGGAATATCAAACGCAGCCGGGGAAATCGGTCATGTTTGCATTGAGCCGGGGGGCGCGCGTTGTGGGTGTGGTCAACGCGGTTGTTTGGAAACGATTTCTTCGGCTACCGGCATCGTACGACTGGCCAGAGAAGCGTTGGCAAAAGGCGAGTCCACTTCCTTGGCTGAAACGGCCCAAACCGGAGGGCTGACCGCCCGAGACGTGTTCCAGGCGGCGGAACGGGGTGATGCGGTTGCTTCCCGTGTGGTGCAGACGGCCGTCGATGCATTGGCACGGGTGATGGCCATGGTCACAGTTGTGCTGAACCCTGCACGGTTTGTGATCGGAGGAGGGGTTGCCCGGGCTGGTGATACGCTGTTCCAACCGCTTGAGAAAGCTTACCGGAAACACGTGTTGCCGAGCGCGGCGGAGGGTGTGGAAATCGTGCCCGCGAAGCTGGGCAACAATGCAGGCATCATTGGTGCCGCTGGTTTGATCGCGAGACGAGAGAATCCGGCTTCCGCTTCATATACTTAA
- the rapZ gene encoding RNase adapter RapZ produces MDAKKEINLVVITGMSGAGKTVAVQSLEDLGFFCIDNLPPILLPKFAELLEQSKGKLRRVALVIDLRGRDFFSSLFESLDTLEKHHGIHYHILFLDANDQTLVRRYKETRRRHPLSPDGTPLDGITQERKLLEEIKGRAHQIIDTSSLKPAELKEKIASRFGSVDTNPFSVTFMSFGFKYGIPIDADLVFDVRFLPNPHYVESLRPHTGRDRDVFDYVMKWEETKQFLEKLEDLLRFLLPHYHREGKTQLVIGIGCTGGKHRSVAISEYLCQKFRKQAHCQAIHRDMEKDR; encoded by the coding sequence ATGGATGCAAAAAAGGAGATCAACCTGGTTGTGATCACCGGGATGTCCGGAGCGGGCAAAACGGTTGCCGTACAAAGCTTGGAGGATCTCGGATTTTTTTGCATCGACAACTTGCCGCCCATTTTGCTGCCCAAATTTGCGGAGTTGTTGGAGCAATCGAAAGGGAAGTTGCGTCGGGTCGCGCTGGTGATCGACCTTCGCGGTCGGGATTTCTTTTCTTCCCTGTTTGAGTCGCTGGATACGCTGGAAAAGCATCACGGTATTCATTATCACATCCTTTTTCTGGATGCCAACGACCAGACATTGGTGCGACGGTACAAAGAGACGCGGCGGCGCCATCCGTTATCCCCCGACGGAACACCATTGGACGGTATCACGCAGGAACGGAAGCTGTTGGAAGAAATCAAGGGTCGCGCACACCAGATTATCGATACCAGTTCGCTCAAACCGGCGGAGCTGAAAGAAAAGATCGCGTCACGTTTCGGCTCGGTCGACACCAATCCCTTTTCGGTTACTTTCATGTCGTTCGGGTTTAAATACGGGATTCCGATCGACGCCGATCTGGTTTTTGATGTCCGTTTTCTTCCCAATCCTCACTATGTCGAATCGTTGCGTCCCCATACGGGAAGGGACCGGGATGTGTTTGATTACGTGATGAAATGGGAGGAAACCAAGCAGTTTCTTGAGAAGCTGGAAGACCTCCTGCGCTTTCTTCTTCCCCATTACCACAGGGAAGGGAAAACCCAATTGGTGATCGGAATCGGTTGTACGGGAGGAAAACACCGTTCCGTGGCGATTTCCGAATATCTCTGCCAAAAGTTCCGTAAACAAGCCCATTGCCAGGCCATACATCGGGACATGGAGAAAGATAGGTGA
- a CDS encoding gluconeogenesis factor YvcK family protein: MSAMVRRKRRRYRRLRIVVIGGGTGLPVILRGLKKFPVDITAIVTVADDGGSSGRLRNDMQMPPPGDIRNVLVALADTEPLLEKVLQYRFKNGEGLAGHTLGNLLIAAMNDLTGGFTRGIKELSRVLAVRGRVLPASEQDVVLIAEMTDGTLVRGESQIPKAGKTIRRVFLDPPDPQPLEEALHAIAEADGIVVGPGSLYTSILPNLLVKGMADAIRTSQAKKIYICNVMTQPGETDDYTASDHIAAIHRHVGERFFDVAIVNNELPPPSIQKQYAEKGAIPVLSDVERIRQLGCEVIADNLLLYRSVLRHNAGRISRHIIRLLRNRVYQRHGM; the protein is encoded by the coding sequence ATGTCAGCGATGGTGAGAAGAAAAAGAAGGAGGTATCGCCGCCTGCGCATCGTAGTCATCGGAGGGGGCACCGGGCTTCCCGTGATATTACGCGGTCTCAAGAAATTTCCGGTAGACATCACGGCCATTGTGACGGTGGCGGACGACGGCGGAAGTTCCGGCCGTCTGCGCAACGACATGCAGATGCCGCCACCGGGGGATATTCGCAATGTATTGGTCGCATTGGCTGATACGGAGCCCCTTTTGGAAAAAGTGTTGCAATATCGGTTTAAGAATGGGGAAGGACTTGCCGGTCATACGTTGGGCAATTTGCTGATTGCAGCCATGAACGATTTGACGGGGGGATTCACCCGCGGGATCAAGGAATTGAGCCGCGTACTCGCCGTGCGCGGGCGCGTGTTGCCGGCCAGTGAGCAGGACGTGGTGCTGATTGCGGAAATGACGGACGGCACCCTCGTCCGGGGAGAGTCGCAGATACCCAAAGCGGGCAAAACGATTCGTCGCGTATTCTTGGATCCGCCGGACCCACAGCCGTTGGAGGAAGCATTGCACGCCATAGCCGAAGCGGACGGGATCGTAGTCGGACCGGGAAGTTTGTATACCAGCATCCTGCCCAATCTGTTGGTTAAAGGAATGGCGGATGCGATCCGGACGTCGCAGGCGAAAAAAATCTACATCTGCAATGTCATGACCCAGCCGGGTGAGACAGACGACTACACAGCGAGTGACCACATCGCCGCCATCCACAGGCACGTCGGCGAGCGCTTCTTCGACGTGGCGATCGTCAACAATGAGTTGCCGCCGCCTTCCATCCAGAAGCAATATGCGGAAAAAGGGGCGATCCCCGTTTTGTCCGATGTCGAACGTATCCGACAGCTCGGTTGTGAAGTGATCGCGGATAATTTATTATTGTACCGATCCGTGCTGCGTCACAACGCGGGCAGGATCAGCCGCCACATCATCCGGCTCTTGCGCAACCGGGTGTACCAGCGTCATGGCATGTGA